The DNA region TACATAATGTTAGCCTTGCGCAAATGCGCGAAAACTCGCAAAGAACaaggaaaaatggaaatgaacgAGGAGATGAGTTAGTAGCAGATAGGGGGATGTATCggttgaagaagagagagaagtaAGAAAAATGTAGACATTTGAAGagagataatgataataaagAGGGGTTTATCCTTTAAGTAAGTGAGataaatgataataatgaaTAAACAATTGAATCCCTGATTTGGAGGAGTTTTTTTCGTATACCATTTTctaaaggaaataaaatttgCTATTTTTGAAGAGGTTTAAAAGTAGTGCTAATTATGTGTCTAAATTTAAAAGCATGACCGCATGACCTACGATGTAATTAAGCCAAATAAGAAAGTACAAAATTACCTTTATCTTTTTCATAGAAACAATGAAGGTCAAGCATTTAAGGATATAATTGTAAATGCattactttttagttttttatttttattttcttatttttaaattaaatgttATCTCGTATAACCAGATTTAGTACAATAAACCAAACATCCAACAAGAGACTCTCGGTATTACTAATTTCATTATAACTAATTCCTACATAATTAATCCCTGCATTATAATATCTGTATAACTTGTCTTCGAACCAAACCCcttgtattaaatattaatcgTTTCGATGAACTAAATTTGTTTCAAATATCTAAAGTTTTAGAAGAACGATAAATCATTGATGTACTTTTTTCCGGATTTACTCCTTTTTGTTCCAATTAACGGAATGTTAAGAGATGCATGTAAGTAGGACTGGGCATAAATTACCGAAACCCGAATTACCGAACAGAATTGGGAATTTTGGTAATTCGGGATTCGGTAATTTGGTATTCATGGTATTCAGGCTTAAAATTTCAGAATTATGGGATTCGGATTTGGGTTCGGTATGACATATTAATACCGTTCGGTATTTGATATTTCCCGAATACCGAATTATTTATGGCAAACTtactcaaatgactaccttattgtagcttcctaccatttgtaactacccttttaaatattaccatttgtagctacattttggcaaaatagtgtatgttttcgcgtgtatttgttgccaacaaatacatgagaacaaggttaaaaaaaaaaaaacacgatccttgattttagcctttaatggtggagctattaaattagatattaatatatatatttttttgatgtattttagtgattttttttttgatgtatttcagtggcttttttgatgtatttcaaatacattgtgtacattccaactactatgaagccaaatatattcaaatttttgtgtatttgaatggatttcaacatatacattcagatacaagaccaaaaaattcaaatacatgacaaatacattcaaaaaaataatgtgtttggctattaacaaaatacattaaaaaatgcactcaaaaatacaaagacaaatacattcaaaaacagTGTATTTGTGAGATGTAGATTTTTGAATATATTTGTCTTTGGCTTTTAACAAATACATATGGCCAGATCTGAGACACTACCACCACtaaaaaaccctaatctctccaaTACCACCAAAATCCTAATAtgagacaccaccaccaccaaaaacccAAATCTGAGACACCACCACCACAAAAAAACCCTAATCTTTCCATCACCaacaaaaccctaatctctctCTCCTCTCGTCATCTTCTCCGCCACCGTCTCAAAATCGATCCATCACCGCCGCCACCAACAATGCACACGGCCGGATACGCGagtgaaaaaggagagagagaggggtgagTGCAGAGGGAGacggagaagagagagaggggcggcggagagagagaggggtgagcacagagggagagggagaagagagagggggCCGGTGCggccatggtggtggtggttgagagaaggggagagagatttttagggttttgagaaatgaaaaatgcgAAATGGATAGtgattgaaaaaaagaaagatatatgtgtttgggtatgtattttttgatatagctaccatttgtaatttagaaaagttaattagctactaaatataattaaataaaaggatagttaatattaataattaggtcttaaaagaaGCTACAATGAGTAAAAATTCCATTATTTATTGAATAAAGGCCCTCCCCTAATTATAACCGATATATCTAGCACAAATAGGCCcatcaaatatcatttttttgcgcggagtgcccttcttttggggtggtctttaaattttgcccctcatatttgtggtctttaaattatgcccctcatattctttggtctttaattttgcccttcgcattgcaactttgagctttcgaAAATAATGaggttcgagttcgaaccccgctcgaaacataaattaaaaaaaaaatcgcaaggtaggtttgggtcgcgtgtatgcggacccggcatacttttgttaaggaattacacattttatccGGACCGGCATACTaccatgccttatgggcggacttggcataagtatctctAGGgtcccggcataactttgataattccttcacaaagttatgccggtgggggcatacttttaatgggcaaacttttatctgcggaccggcataactgtgaaggaattatcaaagttatcacGGACCATttatacttatgccaagtacgcccataaggcataagtatcttggtccggcataactttggtaattccttcacaaagttatgctggtgggggcatacttttaatgggcaaactttatGCCGGATCGgcataaacttttgaatgaattatcaaagttatgcggaccacATCTTAtgccaaatcatacataaggcataagtatgccggctccgcataactttggtaattccttcacaagtgtatgccgttgggggcataaaagaaatttaaacttgccttgcgaatttttttaaaattttgacttgtGGGTTCGAACAACCTGGGTTTTAGGCCAGAAGggagacaaaatttaaagatttcaaatatgaggggcaaaatttaaagaccaccccaaacgaagggcaattctgcgaattgcccatcaAATATCAATAGACAGCACTCAATAGTCACCCCTGTATTTTCTTGCAAGAAGTTTGAGTTTTTGGAATCATGAGTTACTGTTACAGTTTAAAGTTTAAACATGATGAATGTTGGTTTATTTCCTTCTGCTCATAATAAGTCAAGTGTTTTTAGTTGAACCTGAAAGTTGCCCAAGGATGATGAAGCTGTTCGTACAGAGATATTAAGTTTAATTTGGGTTTTTAAGTTTCTAATTATTATGGTGGTGCATGCCATGTTTTCCAAAGTACATGAggctttaactattctttttgaaaattatatgTTGACTGAAATATTTGGAATTTGTGTTTACAAGCTATGTTGGCCAACTTCAATACGGTATTATCGAATACCATACTgaaccgaagtttgatttaCCGAATCTTTTCGGTTCGGTATTTGGTATCTACTTTCAATTGCTGATTAACGAATTACCGAATCCGAAATTTGGAAATACCGAACCGAATTCCGAACGGCCACGCTAACTTACATCTAGacaaataaatttattattaattCTATTAAATGTCTGTCATAAGAAATGCAAACTGTCGAAAGACAGATAATATAAACCAGGAGAAGTAAGAATACAGAATAGCTGCTGCCCAACTGTATCCAAGATGACTAATTTCAGAATCCTTCATTTCCAAGGTCACCAATTCCAGACCTTAGCCTAAAGTACCAGTGTAGTTGCTCTTGCCTTCAATACATCATGGTCCAATTTCACCGCGTCAAAAGCCATATATACCAGCAGAACCCGACCTTCAAACTAGTTACACCCAAGTTGACAAAGCACAAGTCTTGCGATTTAATATACACGATTCTAAGTACAAGTGTTGTAACATGACCGAAGAAAGCCTCTTCTAGTATACAGTAATTGACCTGGACTGACATGCAACGTGCATGCCTCAGAGAACAAATACAGCATATACGTGGACTTACATGCAAACCACAAGGTTGCAATGAGAACAAGTAATCCAGCCCTGTAGGGGTGAcctaaaattgaaattttccaCAACAGAATTTTCATCAGGTCCACAGGAAGCTTCATCACAAGCTAGTTTCCAGAATGATGACTTGCGGAACTGTCATCCACCTAGCGATGATAACCCCAGCGTAAGCAttaagaattttcttttaagtctGGAGCCTCATCTTCAGACGGCAATCTTTCCACAGGTGGTCCACAAGTTTTCGGGTATCTGCCAAAATCTTTGTTTGTAGGCTTCGCGATTTCCACAGAAATAACCCTCCCGTTGAGGTACTGATCACAAGGGAAGAAAGAATTTGAGGAAGAAGACACAATGTGAAAGGAATTAAAACCAAAACAATTTCATTGGATATAACCTTGTGATCCATGCTATCAAGAGCAAGCAAGGCATTTTCTTGAGAAGTGTACTGAATAAATGCATATCCCTTTGATCTCTGGGTCATTTCATCCTTGACAACCTTAACTGGCAAGGAGTGTAAACACATTTGAACAAGCAGGTCTCAACTACAAGAAAGAGTAAAATAGATAAGAAAGGAATCCTAAAGCAATGGCACGTACCTTCAGCCACGTggccaaaatttgaaaatatctTCTCCAGACAACTTTCATCAGTGGAGTATGATAAATCTATGGTTCAAAAATAAGACAGAAACTTTAGAACTTTAGAGAACCAGAACTGTTGAATGGAAAAACATGTACATCTAAGAAGGCAAGTGAATTACGAACTTGTAGCATAAGGTTCAAAGAGAAAAGCATCTAACATTTCAGTGTTTCAAAACTATCATTTCCAGGTATTCATTACATCTACAACTTGGTCGAATTGAGAACTGTCGAGTCTAATGAAAGCTGAATGCAAAAGATATAAGTTTTTatcttagttaaattatggAACCTATCATTTAGTGGTATCAGTGAGGAAAAATTCTAGACTCTTCTTTGAGCAGCTCCAGGAAATTAGTTTCCAGCATATATGTAGTTTACGACACAATATCTTGTTTCTTGCCTGACATTTACACAACATTGTAGCAGATGGCAACTGTTCAAAGGAGGATGAATGAAAGAGAATAATGCTTAATAAATGTAGAaaggtactccctccgttccataataagtggttTTTAGGCtcatgcacaccccttaagaaattgctcactcgtagaaaattaggagtgtttttactaacaTACCCCTAACCAAGTTTTACTactttctagaaaaagaaaaggtagtTAATGAATCTTGACTATTTAAAAAAGGGTAATCTTGGAAGAATCTGCCCCAAagtcttcttgaaatcctaaagcaccacttattttgaaaaattaaaaagcctaaaaaaccacttattatggaacggagggagtaatattttccaCAGTTCTCATTGATCAACCATTAATGTGCTCTGCCATTGCAGATTTCAACTGATGAATCAAAAAGTGAATTACCTTTGaggaaggaagaaaaaaagtaaagaGAATAAGAAGCAAAGCCACAAAGGACAGAATTGGGAGTACCGCATAAGCACTTCACCTTCATAACACCAGATTTGGTTTAATTAGCACGCACATACCTTTTCTATCCCCATTATTATATTTGCAACATCCTCAGGGAGCTCTTGCAGTCTTGCATTCTCTATCTTCAAAATGGGTAAGGCCAAAAGCAGCAGTAAGAGTCAACATCTTTCTTGCTAAACTGATCCTGAACATAGTTCCTAAAGGGAAATTTACAGCATTACATGGAGATACGTCTCTCTTTCTGCGTAacctcattcttttcttcttcttcttcttctttttttagattttttatttttatttttcacaagCAAATATCTCCAATAACTTCTTTCCGTCCTTAAAGAAAAGCAGCACTCTTCTTAATACCTTTGGAATGTCAATGATGATCAGACTGCATGTTACATAGAATTTCTTTCTAATATCACTATTTTACTTCTTTGCCAACTATGGTGCGAAGCTAGAGTCAAGAAAtgtatattcaaaataatcccTAGCTGAAGCACTACAAGCCTGTAGCCCGTTTTTAATTTCAGGCCTTGAAACTCAAGAAGTGGGATGTTATCCTATAATATTAAGTGTTTACTTTCATCAAATATTTTAAGTACTCGGACCAAAGAGCTGAATTCTATTCAGCCTGACATACAGTTTTGAACCATGTAAATGTCTAGAGCCAGCATCTTTGAGCAACTTCTTGAACAAGAAGCAGCATAATTGTAGACTTGAAATCATGAAAACTAAAGCAGCTGATAAAATTTATCTCTACCACCTTCACTATCGAAGAGCATCACTAGCTTTTATCACCtacatgaaaaaagaaaatgtaaccACTGCATAAGCAGTAGTAAAACCTCAAAGTCCTGAATCTTTACAGTGATGGATTGATGGTCTTAACAAAGCACCAGTTCCAATCAACATATACAATGTTGCAGTGTCTACTCTTTAATTAGTACGACAATGCAGAGACAagatataaaatgaagaaaCATAAACTCCTAAGAGGCTTATTAGTTAGTGTTACTGCATCTTTGCGGGGGCAAGATAATGCATAAAGGACATACAATTCTATGCGGCTTATCACTTGTTAGTACATCTCATTTCAACTGTTTGGTCAGAAACAGCAAGCAAGCAATATGAGTTGTACATTACGGGTGCCAAGCAGTACTCAGACTACAACAAACGCCACCAATAAAGATCCTAGCCaaacttatttttctctttaatttcatgttcttGGAAAAGATATTGTAAGTCAATAAAGTTTTTGGCTTGAACCCACAGATGTTGTATCCAAGCTTTAAGTGTCTTAAAGGTTTAGCTTTTATAAGCCTTAGGTGAAGCATATAACTAAGACACGTTTAAAAACTATCACTTAAACTAGCCAGCAACAGTCAATTCGATATTATTGATTCAAGCAGTAAAATTTCAATCTGATACTACCTCTGAGAAGCTAATGTCAACTTTCATAAGCAATTTTCACTTTGAGAAGTGTCTTCTCTTTGTCTAGTAGCAACAACATTGTGCAGAAGAGTAAATCTGGGctaaaagaaagtaaaagaatcCAATATAAACAGATATCTAGATTATCTCATCACATCTCAGACATTATTATATTGGACAGAACAGGTACTTGATTCAGATATTGCAAACAAAAGATCACAACTTTATATAACGGACACAAAAGCTCACCGTTTCAGAGATATGGGGCTCTGGTAAAGGCcaatttaattataataaaCGGAGAAGATAAAAttccaacaaagaaaaaataaaaattctcatAGACAATTTAATCAACAAGAACAACCCTACCCTCCAAAACATATCAACTAAAAAGTTACAAGAAAAGAATCCTATCCAACAGGTGGGAAAGAATCCAAATTATTTGTACAGTTCTTGATAGTATTGGTTTTAACATTGATTAAAATGAGATTAAAGTAAAATGCTTACTTCTAACCATAATCTTGCTGGCAAGAGGGTATCTGGAAAAGCTAGCTTGGATTTTGAAGGATTTGGGTCCAATTGCTGGCTGCAACACAACAGTGGATACCCCCTTGGGTATCAACATCATCAGCTTCACTACTAAGTGATGAAGAAATTAATTGGATCTTTGAATGGTAGTTTGTGTCGCATAGAGTTCAAAAGAAAgataaaataatacaaaaattgTAATACAAGGATTGCTTTTGTATGATAATAGTGACGGAATTATTAAAggataattaataataaaagattagttatttttgaattatttagtatatttagtctttttaatttttgcattacatatactttattttattatataatataatattataatctagcacaacattattgatatcgtCAGTTCTGTTATTGTATCAATATTTGGTTGATTATCTTTTTACAAGGTTAATCAAATAATATACTACGTATTATGTTATGTGGAATTTTTAGTTGAATTAGCTATGCCAATGCAAACAACCAAAAGATCCTGAAATATTTCATGTGGCTCGTGTTTTCTAGCAAGGAAAAAGCTCTTTATGAGTAATCCCTCTGTCCCAAACTAAGTACTACTCCCATTTTAGCTCCACACCCGTAAAAacaataaagggaaaagggtcaaaaatacccctctactttgaaaaaagggctaaaaatatcctccgaacttattttgggtccaaaaatcccatccttaaagttttcaaatatacccctgtcttgacggaaattatccccaaaataacccgaaattagTTTTTAAACCCGAaattatgggttattatttagttgtcggtttaaatgatggagcgggtttaaaaactAATTTCGGTTATTTTGGGGATAATTTCGACAAGacgggggtatatttgaaaactttaaggatgggaggggtatttttgacccaaaataagttcggaggatatttttagccctttttccaaagtagaggggtatttttgacccttttcccaacaATAAATGCATAGTACTCCCTcccttcatttttatttgtccactatTGATTTTGCGCACCcattaagaattaataaataaaatatatattttattataatattcatattaattggtgtgtAGCCTCAATAGACTtagaaaattatttgaaaatgagtaattaatgttaagggtaaacaagaaaaaaaggtttttcttcttcttaataggcgaaaattgtcacaccccaatttccgatagggtgtgatgggcacccgacccttacctagggccgagcgaacccgcagactctcataatacccATAACCATCaccccacaaagcataacataagcacggggtgaaaatttttttttgaaaacaaacatgcctttcgtttttttctttttccaaaccaaataaaatgcacaatagtataaaatctataatataaggcacaacaaagacctcggcttatatagccgcttgccaaacacctcggtagcgtaatgcatacaaatacaccggcttacatatagccgcttacaaacgggcatctcgtacacacgacatcgtcgcaaagtctctaacataactccgaataccgtacaaaagcattcgactcggcggcaccgagtgaaatggagctcgccaatcccgtgagcatcttctcgctaacatcatcgctcatccgtgggtaccgcgcggcacgaaacgcagcccccccgaagaaaggggggcgcacggaatatgtaccgagacGCAGTGTGCAAGCGAAAAACGaaacgaaataaagtgtaccaaacgcgagaATAATAGTCCCAATACCAACGcacttacatctgacatccagatcatacatgcattcacacctataccgcggccaggaacccagcggctaatatcaccaatatataattataccgcggccaggaacccagcggttaatatcaccaatatataattataccgcggccaggaacccagcggttaatatcacaaatatataattataccgcggccaggaacccagcggttaatatcacaaatatataattataccgcggccaggagcCCAGCGGTTAATAGCACAAATATACAAAcagctacacacacacacacacacacataccgcggtcagaATCcgatatcacacacacacatcgtGTCACGGCCgccggtcaagtatccggcggacgatatcacacgtacacgtaccgcggccaagtatcccgGCGGTCGTGGTATGACCCGCGGTATATAAGATTCCTTTTATTACAATATCACAAAACAaccccgggactcggcgaaagaggtaataacacaCACGCGAGTTAAATCGTAAGTAGTCatacaaatataatttcttttgttacaaactcaacaaaacaacccaAGCAAGCCATTCTTTTAAAAGCAAGTCATTAGTCGAGTCGTGTCTAttagaattagtatacaatagttacaatcttttgaaatcgtttttatgcgtcaaaatgtattatcaaacgtagtaaagtagttaaaacaattatttatagcaatcggagcaatagttaaaagtttttcttttcaaaatcacacaagtataccaaagcgaggcgacattgggagatctcgggatgcgtgggcCCCTCCTCaggtcgagccgaggcggcggacataaattacaaacattaggctacctaaagccatccataaaagtTTCGGAAATATCCAGATACGTTTGCAACAACAAGGGTTTAAGCAACCTTTTGACCAAATATGAAGATTAtggttcaattgcgctgaatgaatagtaggcAAAATCAACTCGGCTTTCcgagagcagaattatccccgaggttccgatcttagcctagtagggctaggacatgccaaaagaaggaaagggcaagccTTACATGAaccgccttacgctcgtcaaatctcaattctcgcTTCGTCCAAAAActatgacttggtcatctttaccaagcattactattcatgaaagttaatatttaatcttggggttatatgggctaccgaaattccggcaaagaccttataaatgtgacaccccgagattcaactcggttcaaaatatcaacaacaacaacaaacaacatccTTAGCAACATCAATCGAActagaatgcattctaacatgaatagtactactttcttcataatatcacaacttccattctaacttcacattttcaagctaatatcaatatttccatactcatttactcattcaagaccatcaaatacaattcaagaacatttcccaTTATCtcacaattatacaaaaattccaccgaaaccataattcgttcaaaacttccaacttccaacaaaaCCATTGATCCTCTATTCACTTCACAATGCCATAACCACATTAATTAACATACCAATTAAATTCAACCAATTcccttacatatatacaaagtatgcaaaatatacaactttccaacataaggccataattctcatttcaatgcaaacatacctcattttacttccatttacatgcaaggatcacaacaacacaattaacatgttaaacaaaataaatccatcaccatTTCCTCCACCTATACCATACGGCCACAcgccaactttccaatttcatccaactttcattccaCTTTCCTTCCGATACAAATTCCACATtgaccacaactataatacaacataaaatttattcatcttgcacatacaacatatacatacacacgacacatacataatcatgcaaccaccatgcaaactcctatattctcatgagtttcacccttttctacatactacaacatcaacaaagccttcataacacataaagagggttgaatcataccttgttcCTCTAACTTCTCAAtccaccaaattgtccaaacgacgaaacgaacgacttatcttccgaaataactataccacgttggagagggcccttgaattagtaggaatacgaTAAGAGAATAATTTTGGGGGCAACAAATTTGAAGGGAAAAGTTGAgaaccatggccgaatggccatggttgatatctccttctttctttcttcttctttctctcaatttcttgaagtttctttgAAAATTCATTTGGCCACCATCCCTTCTTTTTATTACCATTAATAattacatgggcttggcccatttttttctttccttttcacttcatggccggccaccctcgtGATCGGggcctctttcttctttttttttttaagcccaatttttttttttgtaattccacaaattctcaaaattcgaATTTTGCCATGAatattaacattttttttaggCATCCACGcaccttaagtaagatccatctaaagccttatttcttaccattccgaattatctcCAATTTTTTCCGATACGCAAAAATGCGAAATATAACACCAACCTTAAACACTTCATACCATAGATGAATATACGACTTATGCTTTAaggcaaaatcaacaaaatcgaaattgaaagtcttgtctttaactcgtcgcaaaacaacttaaaatattccgacatacaaagtacgggtgtaacatcctttcctttagaacattcgtcctcgaatgttcaactagcctacGAGTGTCTTACAAGACACCGGGAGATTTCGACGAGTTCTCTACATTTCTTGCTATCTCAAAACACGGACACGAAAATACCAACGAAGGCCTCACGGGGTATCATACGTACATACATCATACCATATCGCGCCCAcacgggctcccaatatcatcaataatacacaaaacgATAAACATACCTCGCATGCCCAACTCTCAAACGCACCCTCGCTACACCTTCTTAT from Lycium ferocissimum isolate CSIRO_LF1 chromosome 2, AGI_CSIRO_Lferr_CH_V1, whole genome shotgun sequence includes:
- the LOC132040450 gene encoding uncharacterized protein LOC132040450, with the translated sequence MMLIPKGVSTVVLQPAIGPKSFKIQASFSRYPLASKIMVRNLSYSTDESCLEKIFSNFGHVAEVKVVKDEMTQRSKGYAFIQYTSQENALLALDSMDHKYLNGRVISVEIAKPTNKDFGRYPKTCGPPVERLPSEDEAPDLKENS